Sequence from the Salvia splendens isolate huo1 unplaced genomic scaffold, SspV2 ctg1010, whole genome shotgun sequence genome:
cggacgtccgcccgcccgtcgcgccgatgttcgaggacacccgacgtcctcacgggacgtccgtatccgaccttcgacgccacaatggcggacgtcccggtcgcccgtcgcggatgtccgaccggacgtctgccattggagatgctcttatggagtaacaaatttttcaaatttgtgATATTAAAAAGTTAAACTTTTATTCAAAGATTGAGGGAATAGATAGCCACTATCCGATTAGTTAGTGATGAATAGAAAAAGATACTCACGTTTGAATCCAAAATTCACAAAATATTTAAAGTTATTTTgctcattaaaaataaaaatgaggtAATTCTTCGCAAGTAGAAACCACCATATATAAAATCCACTTTGTAGAAGGATAATTCGAAGCATACCGAAATTGGTCAGCTGAAAGGTATAAATCATGAAATAAACGATAAATTAGTCTTCTTTTGACATTTAGTTTCATGCGACAAGAATTAAAAATGGGTTTTGCCTTTTGGTATAATCATGAAATAAACGATAAACTTATTTTTttgttcattaaaaaaaatgaagtaattATTGCAAGCAGAAAGTAGAACCCACCATATATAAAATCCACTTTGTAGAATAATCATCAAAACCGACCAAAAATCGGTTACTGAATTGTATAATAACGAAATAAACGATAAATTAGTATTGTTTTGAAATTGAATATTTATAGAATCCAATAAGAATAAAAATGGGTTTTGCCTTTTGGAGGCGTGGTCTTCTCAATATTCCATTCTCCCTTTCCCCGCAAAATTCATCTTTCTGCGTTCCTTTTTCACACGCAACATCTACTATATAAACCTCatactatttcatttttctattcatttcttcttcttcagctCACGCATTCAATCGCTgtaatcttatttttttataattatttgtaaattttaaataattttacaatttaatgGAGGTGTCATGTTCACCGCCGCTCTCTGTCAATTGCGTGCTGAATTCCGGTCCGATCCGGCGCGTTCCTGCATCCGCCGCTCACCACCGCTGCAATAAAGTAGTAGCCTTTTCCCCAAATTGCCCTCCCCCCGCTGCCGCCACTTCTACTGCTTGCAGCACCAGCACCAGCTATTCTTCCTCCTATTTCGGAGTTTCGCTTGCTCAAAATTGTGGATTGAATCGGAATTACACAGGTGCTCTGAAGAAGCCGAGGCGGCGTTCGTTTTTCGTGGTTTCAGGAATCTTCGAGAGGTTCACGGAGAGATCGATCAAGGCGGTGATGTTCTCGCAGAGGGAAGCTAAGGCTATGGGCAAGGACATGGTGCACACGCAGCACCTCTTGCTAGGCCTCGTTGCAGAGGATCGCGACTCCGGTGGATTTTTGGGATCTGGCATCACCATTGATGCTGCACGAGCTGCTGTGCAGAGCTTGTGGGAGGAAGATAATCAGAAAGATGGGGATGGGGAGACTTTGCAACAGTCTGAGACGTCAGCTACGGATGTGGCGTTTTCTGCTAGCACCAAGCGCGTGTTTGAGGCTGCAGTTGAGTACTCCAAGACTATGGGGTATTATTACATAGCACCTGAGCATATCGCAGTTGGATTGTTCACCGTTGATGATGGCAATGCTAGCCGTGTGCTTAAGAGGTACTACTGTTATTGAGACTTTTAGCATCATGCTAATACCAATTTTCTCTTTACTTGCAATTTGTAGCACTTTAGTTTGTATGTTAAGCGATTGAGAGTTTATGTGGGGATTTTGATCTAGTTTTAGTGGCGTAAATAGCTAATTGAGCTGATAAAATTTTGCTAGATTGTCCTGTGCTAAGTTGACTCGTGCTTCTAAGGagaaaattttcttttgtttgttaAAAGTTTGTACTTTTTCAGCAGCCATTCATTGCGCCTCCGTGTGCATTTCTAGATATTGTTTCATTGCTGTTAGTTTCTCGGATCAGTGGATGGCTGCATTTGGATGTGTGAGTGGCATCAGCTTTCTTTCTCTATT
This genomic interval carries:
- the LOC121788315 gene encoding chaperone protein ClpD, chloroplastic-like, producing MEVSCSPPLSVNCVLNSGPIRRVPASAAHHRCNKVVAFSPNCPPPAAATSTACSTSTSYSSSYFGVSLAQNCGLNRNYTGALKKPRRRSFFVVSGIFERFTERSIKAVMFSQREAKAMGKDMVHTQHLLLGLVAEDRDSGGFLGSGITIDAARAAVQSLWEEDNQKDGDGETLQQSETSATDVAFSASTKRVFEAAVEYSKTMGYYYIAPEHIAVGLFTVDDGNASRVLKRLGVNVNHLATVAVSRLQGELAKEGREPASTAFKRLQGNIFPEKINQANSPAKETEKKALDLFCVDLTSRASQGSIDPVIGRDTELQRVIQILCRRTKSNPILLGEAGVGKTAIAEGLALHIADGTVPLFLMEKRILSLDIGLLIAGAKERGELEGRVTMLIKEIQKSGNIILFIDEVHTLIGSGTVGRGNKGSGLDIANLLKPSLGRSEFQCIAST